Proteins encoded by one window of Lathyrus oleraceus cultivar Zhongwan6 chromosome 1, CAAS_Psat_ZW6_1.0, whole genome shotgun sequence:
- the LOC127126735 gene encoding sucrose transport protein SUC8, producing MEVKSPTKNNNNNDKGSSFEVDGVQPTPSPIRKMIAVASIATGVQFGWALQLSLLTPYSQTLGVPHVWSSFIWLCGPISGLLVQPIVGYYSDRSTSRFGRRRPFILSGALAVAVSVFLIGYAADLGHSMGDDLSKKTRPRAVAIFVVGFWILDVANNMLQGPCRAFLADLAAGDEKKTRTAMSFFSFFMAVGSILGYAAGSFGKLHKIFPFTETVACNVFCQNLKTCFFFSILLLIFLASFALIYVKETPKTKLELKDDDDKQVSCFGELFHALKELKRPMWILMLVTAVNWIAWFPFFLFDTDWMGREVYGGAPGEKAYDTGVRVGSLGLMLNSVVLGLMSLAVEPLGRMVGGIKRLWGIVNFILAICLAMTVLITKVAEHDRHMTGGATVGHPSEGVKAGAMIFFAVLGIPLAITFSVPFALASIYSSASGAGQGLSLGVLNLAIVIPQMLVSALNGPWDALFGGGNLPAFVVGAVAAAVSAVLAIVLLPSVKPDDEAKVKLAAGGFH from the exons ATGGAGGTTAAATCTCCCACcaagaacaacaacaataatgACAAGGGGTCCTCTTTTGAAGTGGATGGTGTCCAGCCTACCCCGAGCCCAATCCGTAAAATGATCGCCGTAGCGTCCATCGCTACTGGCGTTCAGTTCGGATGGGCACTTCAGCTCTCCCTCTTGACGCCATACTCGCAAACTCTCGGAGTTCCGCATGTATGGTCGTCTTTCATCTGGCTCTGTGGCCCAATCTCTGGACTTCTCGTCCAGCCTATAGTAGGTTACTATAGCGACCGAAGCACTTCCCGCTTCGGTCGCAGACGGCCCTTTATATTAAGTGGAGCCTTAGCCGTTGCTGTATCGGTTTTCCTCATTGGTTACGCAGCTGACCTTGGCCACTCCATGGGCGACGACTTGTCCAAAAAAACCCGACCACGGGCCGTCGCTATCTTCGTCGTTGGCTTCTGGATCCTCGATGTTGCTAACAACATGCTCCAGGGACCATGTCGCGCTTTTCTCGCAGACCTTGCAGCCGGGGACGAGAAAAAGACAAGAACAGCAATGagtttcttctctttcttcatgGCTGTCGGTAGTATCCTCGGATACGCCGCTGGTTCCTTTGGAAAACTACACAAAATCTTCCCTTTTACGGAAACCGTAGCATGTAATGTCTTCTGCCAAAATCTGAAGACTTGTTTCTTTTTCTCCATCCTCCTCTTAATCTTCCTCGCCAGCTTCGCTCTCATCTACGTTAAGGAAACACCGAAGACGAAGCTAGAGTTGAAAGATGACGACGACAAACAGGTTTCTTGTTTCGGAGAGCTGTTCCATGCATTGAAGGAACTGAAGAGACCAATGTGGATATTGATGTTAGTAACCGCCGTGAACTGGATCGCGTGGTTCCCGTTCTTCTTATTCGACACCGACTGGATGGGCCGTGAGGTGTACGGAGGAGCTCCAGGAGAGAAGGCATATGACACTGGTGTGAGAGTTGGTTCATTAGGACTCATGCTTAATTCTGTAGTTCTTGGGTTAATGTCTCTGGCTGTGGAACCATTGGGGAGAATGGTTGGAGGAATCAAGAGGCTTTGGGGGATAGTCAATTTCATTCTAGCTATTTGTTTGGCAATGACTGTACTCATCACAAAAGTGGCTGAACATGATCGTCATATGACCGGCGGTGCCACCGTCGGACATCCCTCCGAGGGTGTCAAGGCCGGTGCCATGATCTTCTTTGCAGTTCTTGGAATTCCTTTAGCA ATTACTTTCAGTGTTCCTTTTGCTCTAGCATCAATATACTCCAGTGCTTCAGGGGCTGGACAAG GTTTATCTCTCGGAGTCTTGAATCTCGCAATTGTGATACCACAG ATGTTGGTGTCAGCATTGAATGGACCATGGGATGCTCTATTTGGTGGTGGTAATTTGCCGGCGTTTGTGGTGGGTGCGGTGGCGGCCGCCGTCAGTGCTGTATTGGCGATAGTGTTGCTGCCGtcagtgaaaccagatgatgagGCCAAGGTTAAACTTGCTGCTGGCGGTTTTCATTAG